One genomic region from Leifsonia sp. Root1293 encodes:
- a CDS encoding sortase domain-containing protein yields MTDPTLLLRPRDRRHRRRRLLVTAVIAASSLAVGGIATVWVSTTRMATDGAPAAVSAPLSTATPPEAPPRNRDVSASAGSIQDPVAPAASADRSGVSVQRVQIPAIGVDAAVEPIGRDHTGILQPPTAWADAGWYSAGVLPGAIGPAVLAGHLDTTERAAVFARLKELTAGDTIIVSLSDGAQATFAVDSALDTSKVAFPTDEVYGPTPDAQLRLITCNGPYDDAAQSYANNFVVFASLVPSDR; encoded by the coding sequence ATGACCGACCCGACCCTGCTCCTCCGTCCACGAGATCGTCGCCATCGCCGACGCCGCCTGCTGGTGACAGCGGTCATCGCTGCATCGAGCCTGGCCGTCGGCGGCATCGCCACGGTCTGGGTGTCCACCACGCGAATGGCGACGGATGGCGCTCCCGCCGCTGTGTCCGCTCCGCTGTCGACGGCCACTCCTCCGGAGGCTCCGCCGCGGAACCGTGACGTCAGCGCATCGGCCGGCAGCATCCAGGACCCCGTCGCTCCGGCGGCATCGGCCGACCGAAGCGGAGTCAGCGTCCAGCGCGTGCAGATCCCGGCGATCGGCGTCGACGCCGCCGTCGAGCCCATCGGTCGCGACCATACCGGCATCCTGCAGCCTCCGACTGCATGGGCTGATGCCGGCTGGTACAGCGCCGGTGTGCTCCCCGGCGCGATCGGCCCGGCCGTGCTTGCCGGCCACCTCGACACCACCGAGCGCGCCGCCGTCTTCGCCCGGCTCAAAGAACTGACGGCGGGCGACACCATCATCGTTTCGCTCTCCGACGGCGCGCAGGCCACGTTCGCCGTCGACTCCGCACTCGACACGTCGAAGGTCGCGTTTCCGACCGACGAGGTCTACGGCCCGACGCCCGATGCGCAACTGCGGCTCATCACCTGCAACGGCCCCTACGACGATGCAGCCCAGTCGTACGCCAACAACTTCGTGGTGTTCGCGTCGCTGGTTCCGAGCGACAGATGA
- a CDS encoding FadR/GntR family transcriptional regulator: protein MAVTDEAILKIKEMIIAGSLAPGDRLPPEKELSESLGLSRSSLREAVKALEVIRVLDVRRGDGTYVTSLEPRLLLEAMSFVVDLHDDHSVLEIFAVRRILEPAASSLAARNATEPDLEKLREVVASVDQAADVAGLVEHDLEFHRGIAEAAGNAYLASLIDSLSSHTVRARIWRGITQENAVGRTLQEHHAILDAIAAGDGDLASALTVVHVSGVEQWLRSALGPDAPRL, encoded by the coding sequence ATGGCGGTCACCGACGAAGCGATCCTGAAGATCAAAGAGATGATCATTGCGGGTTCGCTCGCTCCCGGCGACAGGCTCCCTCCCGAGAAGGAACTCAGCGAGAGCCTCGGGCTCTCCCGCTCCTCCCTGCGCGAGGCGGTCAAGGCCCTCGAGGTCATCAGGGTGCTCGACGTGCGACGCGGCGACGGCACCTACGTCACCAGCCTCGAGCCACGCCTGCTGCTCGAGGCGATGTCGTTCGTCGTCGACCTGCATGACGACCACTCCGTGCTCGAGATCTTCGCCGTGCGACGCATCCTCGAGCCTGCTGCATCGTCGCTCGCCGCTCGCAACGCCACCGAGCCCGACCTCGAGAAGCTGCGCGAGGTCGTGGCCAGCGTGGATCAGGCGGCGGATGTCGCCGGCCTCGTCGAGCACGACCTCGAGTTCCACCGCGGCATCGCCGAAGCCGCGGGCAACGCCTACCTCGCGAGCCTGATCGACTCGCTGTCGTCGCACACCGTGCGGGCGCGCATCTGGCGCGGCATCACGCAGGAGAACGCCGTCGGCCGCACGCTGCAGGAGCACCACGCCATCCTGGACGCCATCGCGGCAGGCGACGGCGACCTCGCCTCCGCCCTCACCGTGGTGCACGTCTCCGGCGTCGAGCAGTGGCTGCGGAGCGCGCTCGGGCCTGACGCGCCGAGACTCTAG